Within the Polaribacter pectinis genome, the region TAATAAAACCAAGTAGCGGTTTCTTAAAATAATACCCGCAACTTTTGTCCAGAAATTCATTTAAAAAATTTTAAACAAAGGTACTTAAAATGTAGAAGTGTTTTAAATAAAAAAAAGAGTGTTTTTTAAAACACTCTTTTTTTTATAATTATCAGTTTTTTAAACTGTCATAATCTCTTTTTCTTTAACAGAAAGTGTATCGTCTATTTTCTTAACATACGCATCTGTTAATTTCTGAACATCATCTTCAGAAACTTTTTTCAAATCATCAGAAACATCTATTTTTTTAATTTCGTTATTGGCATCTTTACGTGCATTTCTTACACCAACTTTTGCATGTTCTGCTTCTGCTTTTGCTTGTTTTGCTAGGTTTATTCTTCGTTCTTCTGTTAATGGTGGTACATTTATCATAATAATATCACCATTATTCATTGGATTGAAACCTAAATTAGCTATTTGAATTGCCTTTTCAATTGCTTGTAACATACTTTTTTCCCAAGGCTGAATGCTAATAGTTCTAGCATCTGGAGTGTTAACATTTGCAACTTGACTTAAAGGAGTTTGAGCTCCATAATAATCTACCATTACATTAGATAACATAGATGGAGTGGCTTTACCAGCTCTAATAGTTCTTAACTCTTTAATTAAATGCTCTATAGCATTGTTCATTGCTTCTTTAGCAGAGTCTATAATAAATTCAATTTCTTCGTTCATCTTTAGTAAATTTTAAAAGATTCTAATTATTGATTATCAACAATAGTACCAATTTTTTCTCCTGAAACTAGTTTCAAAAGATTTCCATTTGTATTCATATCAAATACTATAATTGGTAATTTATTTTCTTCACTTAATGTAAAAGCAGTCATATCCATTACTTTAAGACCTTTTTTAATTACGTCTTTAAATGTAATAGTTTCAAATTTAATAGCATCTTTATCTTTTTCTGGATCTACATTATAAATACCATCTACACGAGTTCCTTTTAAAATTGCATTAGCATCAATTTCTATTGCACGTAAAACTGCAGCAGTATCTGTAGTAAAATAAGGATTACCAGTTCCTGCACCAAAAATTACAACTCTTCCTTTTTCTAAATGTCTAATTGCTTTTCTTTTAATATAAGGTTCAGCAACTTCTTTTATTTCTAATGCTGTTTGTAAGCGTGTATGAACACCTTCATCTTCTAAAGCACTTTGTAATGCAAGTCCATTAATACAAGTTGCTAACATACCCATGTGATCTCCTTGTACACGATCCATACCATTTGCAGCTCCAGCAACTCCTCTAAAAATATTTCCACCACCAATAACAATAGCAACTTCTATACCTTTTGCTACTACTTCTTTTATTTCTTTAGCATATTCTGATAAACGGTTTGGGTCAATTCCATATTGTCTATTGCCCATTAATGCCTCTCCACTTAATTTTAAAAGAATTCTTTTGTATTGCATAGTATGTTTTGATAAGTTTTGCAAAATTAAGTATTTTTTTTTGAGTTTCCTTTTTTTGGAAATAAAAAAACCTCGCAAAAGTGCGAGGTTTTTAATTTATAAGATATTAAGTGATTAACCTAAAGTAACTCTTTTAAAAGTACTTACAGCAACATCACCAAATGTAGCTACATATTGTGCAACATTTTTCTTTTCATCTTTAATAAAAGCTTGGTCTAAAAGACATTGCTCCATATCTAAAGTAGTATTGTCAGAAATGAATCTTTCCATTTTTCCAGGTAAAATTCTATCCCAGATTTTTTCTGGTTTTCCTTCAGCAGCTAATTGTGCTTTTGCATCTTCTTCAGCTTTAGCAATAACTTCTGGAGTTAATTGAGACATAGAAATAAATTGAGGAACATTTTTTAATGTTTTTCCTAATCTTCCTAACTCAATATTATCTTTTTCAATTACTGCAATTCTAGCTTCAGTTTCAGCAGCTACATAAGCAGGGTCAAAATCTTTGTAAGATAAAGTAGTTGCACCCATAGATGCTACTTGCATTGCTACATCTTTAGATAAAGTTTCAGCATTATCTACATTTGCAGATAAACCTACTAAAGCAGCAATTTTACCAATGTGAGTATAAGCACCAACATAAGCAGCTTCAACTTTTTCAAAAGCAGTAATGTCTAACTTTTCTCCAATTACACCAGTTTGTTCAACTAATTTATCTGCAACAGTCATTCCTCCAAAATCAGCAGCTAAAAATTCTTCTTTAGTGTTTGAGTTTAAAGCGATGTCTGCAAATTCACCAGCTAATGCAACGAATTTTTCGTTTTTACCAACAAAGTCAGTTTCACAAGCTAATACAATTGCAACACCTTCAGTTTTAGCATCGTTGATTCTTGTAACTGCAACACCTTCAGTAGATTCTCTGTCAGCTCTTTTTGCAGCAATTTTTTGACCTTTTTTACGTAAAATGTCAATTGCTTTATCAAAATCACCACCAGCTTCTACTAATGCCTTTTTACAGTCCATCATTCCAGCTCCTGTTGCTTCTCTTAATTTTTTAACATCTGCAGCACTTACTTTTACTGTTCCCATGTTACTTTATATTTTAAAAGTTATAATTATTTTGTTTCTTCTTTAGCTTCTTCCTTTTTAGGAGCTTCTTTAGCAACTTTTACTTTTTCTTTATCTGCTTTTCTGTCAGATAAACCTTCTGCAATTGCATCAGTAACAAAAGATAAAACTTTGTCAATAGACTTAGAAGCATCATCATTTGCTGGTATAACAAAATCTACTAATCTTGGATCAGAGTTTGTATCAACCATTGCAAAAATTGGGATATTAAGTTTTTGAGCTTCTGCTACTGCAATGTGCTCTTTTTTAATATCAACTACAAATAATGCACCTGGTAAACGAGTCATGTCAGAAATAGAACCTAAATTCTTTTCTAATTTTTCTCTTTGACGATTAATTTGTAATTTTTCTCTTTTAGATAGTGCATCAAAAGATCCATCAGTCTTCATTCTATCAATCTGAGCCATTTTTTTTACAGCTTTTCTAATAGTAACAAAGTTAGTTAACATTCCACCTGGCCATCTTTCTGTAATGAAAGGCATGTTTACTGCTTTTGCTTTATCAGCAACTATATCTTTTGCTTGTTTTTTTGTAGCTACAAATAAAATTTTACGTCCAGAGTTAGCAATCTTTTTTAAAGCTTCTGAAGTTTCTTCTATTTTAGCTGCAGTTTTATACAAATCAATGATGTGTACACCATTTCTTTCTGTATAAATATAAGGAGCCATATTTGGGTTCCACTTTCTTGTTAAGTGACCAAAGTGTACTCCACTTTCTAATAATTCTTGAATGTTTACGTTTGCCATTTTTA harbors:
- the frr gene encoding ribosome recycling factor, with translation MNEEIEFIIDSAKEAMNNAIEHLIKELRTIRAGKATPSMLSNVMVDYYGAQTPLSQVANVNTPDARTISIQPWEKSMLQAIEKAIQIANLGFNPMNNGDIIMINVPPLTEERRINLAKQAKAEAEHAKVGVRNARKDANNEIKKIDVSDDLKKVSEDDVQKLTDAYVKKIDDTLSVKEKEIMTV
- the pyrH gene encoding UMP kinase, which produces MQYKRILLKLSGEALMGNRQYGIDPNRLSEYAKEIKEVVAKGIEVAIVIGGGNIFRGVAGAANGMDRVQGDHMGMLATCINGLALQSALEDEGVHTRLQTALEIKEVAEPYIKRKAIRHLEKGRVVIFGAGTGNPYFTTDTAAVLRAIEIDANAILKGTRVDGIYNVDPEKDKDAIKFETITFKDVIKKGLKVMDMTAFTLSEENKLPIIVFDMNTNGNLLKLVSGEKIGTIVDNQ
- the tsf gene encoding translation elongation factor Ts, with protein sequence MGTVKVSAADVKKLREATGAGMMDCKKALVEAGGDFDKAIDILRKKGQKIAAKRADRESTEGVAVTRINDAKTEGVAIVLACETDFVGKNEKFVALAGEFADIALNSNTKEEFLAADFGGMTVADKLVEQTGVIGEKLDITAFEKVEAAYVGAYTHIGKIAALVGLSANVDNAETLSKDVAMQVASMGATTLSYKDFDPAYVAAETEARIAVIEKDNIELGRLGKTLKNVPQFISMSQLTPEVIAKAEEDAKAQLAAEGKPEKIWDRILPGKMERFISDNTTLDMEQCLLDQAFIKDEKKNVAQYVATFGDVAVSTFKRVTLG
- the rpsB gene encoding 30S ribosomal protein S2, with amino-acid sequence MANVNIQELLESGVHFGHLTRKWNPNMAPYIYTERNGVHIIDLYKTAAKIEETSEALKKIANSGRKILFVATKKQAKDIVADKAKAVNMPFITERWPGGMLTNFVTIRKAVKKMAQIDRMKTDGSFDALSKREKLQINRQREKLEKNLGSISDMTRLPGALFVVDIKKEHIAVAEAQKLNIPIFAMVDTNSDPRLVDFVIPANDDASKSIDKVLSFVTDAIAEGLSDRKADKEKVKVAKEAPKKEEAKEETK